The nucleotide sequence CAATGCCCTCGTATACTGAGGTACTCTTACGAGAAGACAAATCGGTTATAATGGCGTATTCTTCGAGTTCCTCGATAGGTTCGCCGTTTTTATTGATTTCTAAGATTTCTTTTACACTATCTACAGATAGTTTGTGCCAAGTAATAGGGTTTTCATCATAAGTGAACCACATTAATCGCTTAAAGATGTCTATCTTTTGACAAGTAGCCATACCGCGTTGTGTATGGAGTTTTGTATCGGTTCTTGGGAAGTCTTGCAGAGCATCTAAATAAGTATCGAGCTCAAAGTTCAAGCAACATTTTAGCTTACCACATTGCCCTGCTAATTTCTGTGGATTTAAAGAGAGTTGCTGATAGCGGGCAGCCGAAGTAGAAACACTTCTAAAATCGGTAAGCCAAGTAGAGCAACACAATTCGCGTCCACAAGAGCCTATACCGCCCAAGCGAGCTACCTCTTGACGGAAACCTATCTGGCGCATTTCTATACGCACTGAAAAGGCTTTTGCCATATCCTTAATGAGTTGGCGGAAATCTACGCGTCCTTCAGCTGTATAATAGAAAGTAGCCTTAGAGCCATCCCCTTGAAATTCGACATCTGAGATTTTCATTTCGAGTCCTAAGGCAATAGCTAGCTCGCGTGATTGTTTTTGTACTTCAATCTCTTTGGCACGTGACTGTTGCCATACATCTATATCGTGCTGATTGGCTTTGCGGTATACGCGGGGCAAGTCGCCTTCCCAATCTATTTTTCGCTTCTTCATTTGCGAACGCACCAACTCACCTGTGAGCGTTACTACCCCCACATCGTGACCTGAGGGAGCTTCGGTAGCCACGACATCTCCTATTTGCAGAGGGAGCTTGTCTACATTGCGGAAGTATTCCTTCCGACTGTTTTTAAAACGTACTTCCACGCAGTCGAAAAACTCTTGTCCACCAGCTAATTGAGTATTAGCAAGCCAATCGAACACTGAGAGCTTTACACTCCCAAAGCTACTGGCTCGACAGTTGGATATACACCCTTTTTTTGTATGATTGATTGTGCAACTATTGCAACTCATTTTCCTGTTTATTATGTTAATAGTGTTTAGGTAACATACTACCTCAATCGGCAAAAATACAAAAAAATATAATTAGAGCAACAATGTTTAGTGATTATTTTCTTTATTTTTAGGATTATTACCTTAATATAGTCTGTTATTTTAGCTTTATAGACAGTATTTCTAAAAGAGATTTTACAGTAGGAATAGGAGAGAGGATTATATTTTTAGTTTGGTTTTTAAATCTGTTTTTTACGGCTTCGGCGGTAGTTTTACCTATACAAAATATTTGTTGTTCAGCTGTGAGGGTGTTGCACGAGCAGTAGCTTTCTACTCCCGACGGACTGTAAAAGAGAATAGCACTTGCGTTCTCTTTTATCTCAATAGGAGTATATTCAGTTTTATAAGCGGTGATTTCTTTTACTTTTAAATTGTTTTCAACAAAGAAGTTGGGGAGGGTATTAAGGCGTTGAGTACCTGCAAAGAATGCGATAGAGGTAAGTTTTTTTAAGGAAGCTAAGTTTTGCTGTAAATGTTGAACCAAATCAGAGGCATAGTGGGCAAAATGCAATACATTAAAACCGTTTTGAGTGAGTAGTTGTTGAGTTTGCTCACCTACACAAAGAACAGGAGTCTCTTTTAAGGTAGTTGCCAAAGGGTGTCTTGATAGGCTCTTCACTGCATTTTGACTGGTAACAATGAGCAAGTCGTAGGGCGGTGTGAGGCTCATTGTTATAGGGCTTACGGTGATAAAGTTGTGTTCGATGAGGTGTATAGGAAGAACTGAAAGGATTGCTTTCTGTTCTTGGGATAAGACTTTTGTAGAGACGATGGTTTTCATATTTGTTATTTAATAAAAAAACTCGGTGAGTATTGCTACGCACCGAGTTTGGTAATGTTAAAGAGGGGTTCCTTCGTTGGTTTTGAAGCGATACTCTAAATAAGTATAGGCATCGCGCGGTAGGATTTTTATCCATCGCTTGTATTTCAAGAACCACTTGAAACGGATAGAGCTAAAGAGCCCTTTGGTTAAATAAGCAGCTATAAAAGGGTGCGCATTTAGCACGATGCGTCCTTTATAGGCTTCCTCCTTAATAATGCTTTCAAGTTCTATATTGATTTTATCAATTAGAACGATAGGCGCTTCGATTTCGCCTTCTTTGCTTGGATTCTCTTCTTTTGTTTTGATGTTTAGTTCTTGGCGCACTCGCTGGCGTGTGATTTGTATCAGACCGAACTTGCTCGGAGGCAAGATTTTGTGTTTAGCACGGTCTTCAGCCATTTCGTTGCGCAAGTGGTCGAATAATACACGGCGGTTTTCGCTATTGCCCATATCGATAAAATCGACAACGATGATACCACCCATATCGCGCAATCGGAGTTGTCGTGCGATTTCGGTAGCAGCGATGAGGTTTACGGATAGCGCGGTGGTTTCTTGGTCGTTATTTTTATTGGAATGGTTGCCACTGTTTACGTCTATCACGTGTAAGGCTTCGGTGTGTTCTATTACGAGGTAAGCTCCTTTTGGCATCGATACGGTGCGACCGAAAGCCGTTTTGATTTGTCGTTCGATATGGAACTTTTCGAATATAGGCACTGATGAGTGATAGAGTTTTACGATATTCTCTTTCTCAGGAGCAATTTCTTGTACGTATTTTTTTATCTGTTCATAGAGTTGCTCATTATCTACGTGAATACCTGTAAAGGAATCGTTGAACATATCGCGGAGGATAGCCCCCGTTTTGTTCACTTCACTCATTACCTTAGAGGGAAAAACCGCTTTTTGAATTTTTCGGCACATCAAAACCCAACGATTGAAGAGACTTTGCAAATCCTTGTCGAGTTCCGCTACTTTTTTACCTTCGGCTACGGTGCGTACAATCACACCAAAACCTTTGGGTTTAATGCCTTGCAAGAGTTTACGCAAGCGTTCTTTCTCGGCTTTACCTTCTATTTTCTGAGAGATAGAAATGCGGTCAGAAAAGGGAACCAACACGAGATAACGACCTGCGATAGAGAGTTCTGAGCTGATACGAGGACCTTTGGTGGAGATAGGTTCTTTTACTATCTGTACCAGTATAGGTTGATTAGGTTTAAGTGTTTCGGCTACAGAACCATTTTTATCGATATCGGGTTCTAAGGGAAAATCTTTAAGAGAAAAGTCTTTTAGTTTTCCTGAGATTACCCATTTAAGGAACTTCAGTAGAGAAGCTAATTGGGGGCCTAAGTCGTGATAATGCAAGAAGGCGTCTTTTTCGTGACCTACGTTTACAAAAGCTGCATTGAGCCCTTGTATAGGTTTGCGCACCTTAGCGAGCATTATATCTCCTACTCCTAAGCCGTTAGTATCTTCTTCTTTATGAAGTTCGATGAGCCTACCGTCTCTGAGCAAAGCAAAATCTACGTAAGAGGAACCAGAACGAATGATTAATTCTTTGTCCACTTTGTTGGATTTTAGTTAAACAATACTACTTTAAAGCGAAAAAGTAGTTAAAAACTACTTTTTCTTTTTGTGGCGATTAGCTCTCGCTCTTTTTTTGCGTTTGTGGTTAGCCACTTTATGTCTTTTTCTTTTTTTTCCGCTTGGCATAACTTAATTATTTAATATATTGTGATTTATTAATACAATGTTATTTTTTCGCTTTTTTATCAGTTTTAGCTACTTTTACCTTAGCTTTAACTCCTTCAACGAATACTTTTGCAGGTTTAAAGGCAGGAATGTTATGAGCGGGAATTTTCAAAGTGGTATTCTTAGAGATGTTACGTCCAGTTTTTTCAGCTCTAGTTTTGATAATAAAGCTACCGAAGCCTCTAAGATATACGTTTTGACCACTTTCTAATGTGTTGATTACTTCGTTCATAAAGTTTTCAACCGTTAGTTGAACGTCGTTTTTATCAAGACCCAACTTGTCGGAAATCTTTGATACAATTTCTGCTTTTGTCATCTTTATATTGTTTTTATTAATAATATTCTC is from Capnocytophaga ochracea DSM 7271 and encodes:
- a CDS encoding PSP1 domain-containing protein; translated protein: MFDWLANTQLAGGQEFFDCVEVRFKNSRKEYFRNVDKLPLQIGDVVATEAPSGHDVGVVTLTGELVRSQMKKRKIDWEGDLPRVYRKANQHDIDVWQQSRAKEIEVQKQSRELAIALGLEMKISDVEFQGDGSKATFYYTAEGRVDFRQLIKDMAKAFSVRIEMRQIGFRQEVARLGGIGSCGRELCCSTWLTDFRSVSTSAARYQQLSLNPQKLAGQCGKLKCCLNFELDTYLDALQDFPRTDTKLHTQRGMATCQKIDIFKRLMWFTYDENPITWHKLSVDSVKEILEINKNGEPIEELEEYAIITDLSSRKSTSVYEGIELAPVEEDSITRFDTPKRKKNKRNNKGGQKNAKSAQSNNNNSSKQLKSQSNQGAKKNNNNAEVANEKQAQKPQAKPKNTHYTNGNNKKNPNYKNKQKVNNNDNTPKDENS
- a CDS encoding uroporphyrinogen-III synthase produces the protein MKTIVSTKVLSQEQKAILSVLPIHLIEHNFITVSPITMSLTPPYDLLIVTSQNAVKSLSRHPLATTLKETPVLCVGEQTQQLLTQNGFNVLHFAHYASDLVQHLQQNLASLKKLTSIAFFAGTQRLNTLPNFFVENNLKVKEITAYKTEYTPIEIKENASAILFYSPSGVESYCSCNTLTAEQQIFCIGKTTAEAVKNRFKNQTKNIILSPIPTVKSLLEILSIKLK
- a CDS encoding Rne/Rng family ribonuclease → MDKELIIRSGSSYVDFALLRDGRLIELHKEEDTNGLGVGDIMLAKVRKPIQGLNAAFVNVGHEKDAFLHYHDLGPQLASLLKFLKWVISGKLKDFSLKDFPLEPDIDKNGSVAETLKPNQPILVQIVKEPISTKGPRISSELSIAGRYLVLVPFSDRISISQKIEGKAEKERLRKLLQGIKPKGFGVIVRTVAEGKKVAELDKDLQSLFNRWVLMCRKIQKAVFPSKVMSEVNKTGAILRDMFNDSFTGIHVDNEQLYEQIKKYVQEIAPEKENIVKLYHSSVPIFEKFHIERQIKTAFGRTVSMPKGAYLVIEHTEALHVIDVNSGNHSNKNNDQETTALSVNLIAATEIARQLRLRDMGGIIVVDFIDMGNSENRRVLFDHLRNEMAEDRAKHKILPPSKFGLIQITRQRVRQELNIKTKEENPSKEGEIEAPIVLIDKINIELESIIKEEAYKGRIVLNAHPFIAAYLTKGLFSSIRFKWFLKYKRWIKILPRDAYTYLEYRFKTNEGTPL
- a CDS encoding HU family DNA-binding protein, whose translation is MTKAEIVSKISDKLGLDKNDVQLTVENFMNEVINTLESGQNVYLRGFGSFIIKTRAEKTGRNISKNTTLKIPAHNIPAFKPAKVFVEGVKAKVKVAKTDKKAKK